From a single Pseudophryne corroboree isolate aPseCor3 chromosome 6, aPseCor3.hap2, whole genome shotgun sequence genomic region:
- the LOC134935920 gene encoding zona pellucida sperm-binding protein 3-like, with the protein MGLCVRWSWLLLVVLVNGSGIASVRERILVRRQSDSWWRHHQASVRGSLRGSHVGAAQPVSGLGSSRGGAQPVSGLGSSRWGAQPVSGWGSPVRYDGGAAQSRQLAPPQNSPIRVQCGEDMMVVTVMRDLYGNGKLVKASDLSLGPQPCYPGPQSTDTSVVFEIGLQECGNAVQMTADSLIYTTSLSYNPKPSSSVPITRSNPAVVPIQCFYPRHGNVSSNAIEPTWVPFSTTVSSEERLSFSLQLMMDDWSAPNPSYVFTLGDMFYIEASVDTQNHVPMMLFVDSCVATLSPDVQSTPNYALIAYNGCLVDGQQEDSSSAFISPRSEPDKLQFMVDAFRFTGRDVSLIYITCYLRAAAASQTPDPLNKACSYSKASSRWSTVEGSNNICQCCDTRNCAVTTGQSRWGPIHGRPRGRWQREVGDHSQEHGLSTLGPLLVIGAESNPAPGVARSQASRMTAGSTPLELWVLVAVVSVSLIGVAVGLVLVVKCVLRRLSHQDTV; encoded by the exons ATGGGGTTGTGTGTGAGGTGGAGTTGGCTGCTGTTGGTGGTTCTGGTTAATGGTTCAGGAATTGCCAGTGTCAGGGAACGTATCTTGGTTAGGCGGCAGTCAGACAGTTGGTGGAGGCATCACCAGGCCTCTGTGAGGGGCTCTCTTAGAGGTTCTCATGTGGGGGCTGCTCAGCCTGTGTCTGGCCTGGGGTCTTCCAGAGGGGGTGCTCAGCCAGTGTCTGGCCTGGGGTCTTCCAGATGGGGTGCTCAGCCTGTATCAGGATGGGGGTCCCCTGTTAGGTATGATGGAGGAGCTGCTCAGTCTAGACAGCTGGCACCACCCCAGAACTCTCCTATCCGTGTGCAGTGTGGTGAGGACATGATGGTGGTGACTGTGATGAGAGACCTGTATGGCAATGGGAAGCTGGTGAAGGCCTCCGACTTGAGCCTTGggccccagccctgctatcctggtCCCCAGAGCACTGATACCAGTGTGGTCTTTGAGATTGGCCTCCAGGAGTGTGGGAATGCAGTACAG ATGACCGCAGACTCGTTGATCTACACAACCAGTCTGTCGTACAACCCAAAGCCCTCCAGCAGTGTCCCCATTACCAGGTCCAACCCTGCCGTGGTCCCCATCCAGTGCTTCTACCCCCG acatggtaatgtgagcagCAATGCCATTGAGCCAACATGGGTTCCGTTCAGTACCACCGTGTCCTCAGAAGAGAGGCTGTCCTTCTCCttgcagctgatgatgg ATGACTGGAGCGCTCCCAATCCTTCCTATGTCTTCACGCTGGGGGACATGTTCTACATAGAGGCCTCTGTGGACACTCAGAACCACGTCCCTATGATGCTGTTTGTGGATAGCTGTGTGGCCACTCTGTCTCCTGATGTCCAGTCCACCCCTAATTATGCTCTCATTGCTTACAATGG GTGCCTGGTGGATGGTCAGCAAGAAGATtcctcttctgccttcatatccccAAGATCTGAACCAGACAAGCTCCAGTTCATGGTTGATGCGTTCCGGTTCACTGGAAGAGATGTCTCTCTG ATCTATATCACCTGTTACCTGAGGGCTGCTGCAGCCTCTCAGACCCCGGATCCACTGAACAAAGCCTGTTCCTACAGCAAAGCCTCTAGCAG GTGGTCCACTGTGGAGGGCTCCAATAACATCTGCCAATGCTGTGACACTAGGAACTGTGCTGTGACTACTGGACAGAGCAGATGGGGGCCGATCCACGGAAGGCCAAGAGGAAGGTGGCAGAGAGAAGTTG GTGATCACTCGCAGGAACATGGACTCTCCACACTGGGGCCTCTTCTGGTGATCGGTGCAGAGTCTAACCCAGCCCCTGGTGTAGCCCGAAGCCAGGCTTCCAGAATGACAGCAGGATCCACGCCTCTAGAACTGTGGGTGCTGGTGGCCGTTGTGTCCGTCAGTCTGATTGGTGTAGCTGTAGGTCTTGTGCTGGTTGTGAAATGTGTCCTAAGGAGACTCTCTCACCAAGACACTGTATAG
- the LOC134935921 gene encoding zona pellucida sperm-binding protein 3-like, which produces MGMCVRWSWLLLVALVYGSAFASTREHVLVRRQSDSWWRRHQSSARGLPRGSHVVAAQPVSGLGSSRWIAQPVSGLGTSRWGAQPVSGWGSPVRNDGGAAQSRQLAPTQSSPISVQCGEDMMVVTVMRDLYGNGKLVKASDLSLGPQSCSPSPQSSDTSVVFKIGLQECGNAVQMMADWLIYTTSLTYTPTSLSGVPIIRTNPAVVPIQCFYPRHGNVSSNAIKPTWVPFSTTVSSEERLSFSLQLMMDDWSAPRPSSDFQLGDMLYIEASVDTQNHVPMMLFVDSCVATLSPDVQSTPNYALIAYNGCLVDGQQEDSSSAFISPRPDPDKLRFMVDAFRFTGIDVSLIYITCTLRAAAATQVPDPMNKACSYVKASSSWTAVDGSNAICQCCDTKNCAGTSRRLVLPFGRPRVIGKRELVDGSSTGEHGLVTLGPLLVVGAGHVQASRMTIESGHLEQWILVAIVSVSLVVLLGFLTLVVKRLMNTHALVQDAEK; this is translated from the exons ATGGGGATGTGTGTGAGGTGGAGTTGGTTGCTGCTGGTGGCTCTGGTTTATGGCTCAGCATTTGCCAGTACCAGAGAGCATGTTTTGGTTAGACGCCAGTCAGATAGTTGGTGGAGGCGTCACCAGTCCTCTGCAAGGGGTTTGCCTAGAGGATCTCATGTGGTGGCTGCTCAGCCTGTGTCTGGCCTGGGGTCTTCAAGATGGATTGCTCAACCAGTGTCTGGCCTGGGGACTTCTAGATGGGGTGCTCAGCCTGTGTCGGGATGGGGGTCACCTGTTAGGAATGATGGGGGAGCTGCTCAGTCTAGACAGCTGGCACCAACCCAGAGCTCTCCTATCAGTGTGCAGTGTGGTGAGGACATGATGGTGGTGACTGTGATGAGAGACCTGTATGGCAATGGGAAGCTGGTGAAGGCCTCAGACTTGAGCTTGGGACCCCAGTCCTGCAGTCCCAGCCCCCAGAGCAGTGATACCAGTGTGGTCTTCAAGATTGGCCTCCAGGAGTGTGGAAATGCAGTACAG ATGATGGCAGACTGGCTGATCTATACCACCTCCCTGACCTACACTCCAACATCCCTCAGTGGTGTTCCCATCATCAGGACCAACCCTGCTGTGGTTCCCATCCAGTGTTTCTACCCCCG ACATGGAAATGTGAGCAGCAATGCTATCAAGCCAACATGGGTTCCGTTCAGTACCACCGTGTCCTCAGAAGAGAGGCTGTCTTTCTCCttgcagctgatgatgg ATGACTGGAGTGCTCCCAGACCTTCCTCTGACTTCCAGCTGGGGGACATGCTCTACATAGAGGCCTCTGTGGACACTCAGAACCATGTCCCTATGATGCTGTTTGTGGATAGCTGTGTGGCCACTCTGTCTCCTGATGTCCAGTCCACCCCTAATTATGCTCTCATTGCTTACAATGG TTGCCTGGTGGACGGTCAGCAAGAAGATtcctcttctgccttcatatccccAAGACCTGATCCAGACAAGCTTCGGTTCATGGTTGATGCTTTCCGGTTCACTGGGATAGATGTCTCTCTG ATCTATATCACTTGTACGTTGAGAGCTGCTGCAGCCACTCAGGTTCCTGATCCCATGAACAAGGCCTGTTCCTATGTGAAGGCATCTAGCAG CTGGACAGCTGTAGATGGCTCCAATGCTATCTGCCAATGCTGTGATACAAAGAACTGTGCTGGTACATCCAGGAGATTGGTATTGCCGTTTGGGAGACCAAGAGTAATTGGCAAAAGAGAGCTTGTGGATG GCTCATCTACTGGAGAACATGGATTAGTGACTTTGGGTCCTCTGCTGGTGGTTGGAGCAGGACATGTCCAGGCTTCCAGAATGACCATAGAGTCTGGGCATCTGGAACAGTGGATTCTGGTGGCCATTGTGTCTGTCAGTTTGGTTGTGTTGCTTGGCTTTCTTACATTAGTTGTGAAACGCTTGATGAATACACATGCTCTTGTACAGGATGCAGAGAAATAA